One genomic segment of Longimicrobium sp. includes these proteins:
- the hisG gene encoding ATP phosphoribosyltransferase, with protein sequence MRPLRIALPKGRMMDEALTLFDVIGASVDESVRASRRLILPSADGRFEFLPVKSGDVPTYVESGVADAGVVGLDVLGESDPDVLRPLDLRFGGCGLAVAGPADAAYPDLAHGRTPRVATKYVESAHRFFAARGMQVELIHISGSVEVAPLLGLSDWIVDLVQTGRTLAENGLVVFEEISRSTARLIVNRASHKLRLEEHQRLIADLAGALESTA encoded by the coding sequence ATGAGGCCGCTGCGCATCGCCCTCCCCAAGGGGCGGATGATGGACGAGGCGCTGACGCTGTTCGACGTGATCGGCGCATCGGTGGACGAGTCGGTGCGCGCGTCGCGGCGGCTCATCCTTCCGTCGGCGGATGGGAGGTTCGAGTTCCTCCCGGTGAAGAGCGGCGACGTGCCGACGTACGTGGAGTCCGGCGTAGCGGACGCGGGCGTGGTGGGGCTGGACGTGCTGGGCGAGAGCGATCCGGACGTGCTGCGCCCGCTCGATCTGCGCTTCGGTGGATGTGGGTTAGCGGTGGCCGGGCCCGCCGATGCCGCGTACCCCGACCTCGCGCACGGACGCACGCCACGCGTGGCCACCAAGTACGTGGAGAGCGCGCACCGCTTCTTCGCCGCGCGGGGGATGCAGGTGGAGCTGATCCACATCTCCGGGTCCGTCGAAGTCGCGCCGCTGCTGGGCCTCTCGGACTGGATCGTGGACCTGGTGCAGACCGGGCGCACGCTGGCCGAGAACGGGCTGGTGGTGTTCGAGGAGATCAGCCGGTCCACGGCGCGCCTGATCGTCAACCGCGCGAGCCACAAGCTGCGCCTGGAAGAGCACCAGCGCCTGATCGCCGATCTGGCGGGCGCGCTGGAATCCACCGCCTGA
- the hisZ gene encoding ATP phosphoribosyltransferase regulatory subunit — MPNTRISHVPPGSQDLLAGDVRRRRRVQRSWFALAEEGGYEEVIPPTFEYEEVFTRSAGTELASRLIRFVDRDGSLVALRADFTSAIARVVSTRLASAPLPLRLCYAGKVYRQQAEGMGRRRETFQLGAELIGDPSPAADVEVLRLALRTLWALDIRDFQVNLGDIRFVCPLLAGLSPDAAEALRTAVDRKDRAALAAGAREIGAPAAVARALIELPELIGRSDVLLRARSLASGPDAEAAIERLRAVDALLTEEEREHVVYDLGEIRGLGYYTGIQFEVFVAGVGRAIGFGGRYDGLLALYGADRPAVGFALETDELADLLVEEG; from the coding sequence ATGCCGAACACACGTATTTCGCACGTGCCGCCCGGGTCGCAGGACCTGCTCGCGGGGGACGTGCGCCGCCGCCGGCGCGTGCAGCGCAGCTGGTTCGCGCTGGCCGAGGAGGGCGGCTACGAAGAGGTCATCCCCCCTACCTTCGAATACGAGGAGGTCTTCACGCGCAGCGCGGGGACGGAGCTGGCTTCGCGCCTGATCCGCTTCGTGGACCGCGACGGGAGCCTCGTCGCCCTGCGCGCCGACTTCACCTCGGCGATCGCGCGGGTCGTCTCCACGCGCCTGGCATCCGCGCCGCTGCCGCTGCGGCTGTGCTACGCGGGCAAGGTGTACCGCCAGCAGGCCGAAGGGATGGGGCGCCGCCGCGAGACCTTCCAGCTCGGCGCGGAGCTGATCGGCGACCCGTCTCCCGCGGCGGACGTGGAGGTGCTGCGGCTGGCGCTGCGCACGCTGTGGGCGCTGGACATCCGCGACTTCCAGGTGAACCTGGGCGACATCCGCTTCGTGTGCCCCCTGCTCGCCGGCCTCTCGCCCGACGCGGCCGAGGCGTTGCGGACGGCGGTGGATCGAAAGGACCGCGCGGCGCTCGCTGCCGGTGCGCGTGAGATCGGCGCGCCGGCGGCCGTGGCGCGTGCCCTGATCGAGCTTCCTGAGCTGATCGGGCGGAGCGACGTCCTCCTGCGCGCCCGCTCGCTGGCCAGCGGCCCGGATGCCGAGGCGGCCATCGAGCGCCTGCGTGCCGTCGATGCGCTGCTGACCGAAGAGGAGCGCGAGCACGTCGTCTATGACCTGGGCGAGATCCGCGGGCTGGGATACTACACGGGGATCCAGTTCGAGGTGTTCGTGGCGGGCGTGGGGCGCGCGATCGGCTTCGGCGGGCGCTACGACGGGCTGCTCGCCCTCTACGGCGCTGACCGTCCCGCTGTCGGGTTCGCGCTGGAGACGGACGAGCTGGCGGACCTGCTGGTGGAGGAAGGATGA